Proteins encoded in a region of the Nocardia asteroides genome:
- a CDS encoding metalloregulator ArsR/SmtB family transcription factor, with product MEADPDLFKAIGDATRRIILDELTDKDGQTLFEICGRLTMKHGLASSRQAISQHLAVLEQAGLVHTRRQGRYKFHHIDTSPLRSIVERWPIDREEPNP from the coding sequence GTGGAGGCAGACCCCGACCTGTTCAAGGCCATCGGCGACGCGACGCGACGCATCATCCTGGACGAGCTGACCGACAAGGACGGTCAGACGCTGTTCGAGATCTGCGGTCGGCTGACCATGAAGCACGGCCTGGCCTCCTCGCGCCAAGCCATCTCGCAGCACCTCGCGGTGCTCGAACAGGCCGGCCTGGTGCACACCCGGCGGCAGGGCCGGTACAAGTTCCACCACATCGACACGAGCCCGCTGCGCTCGATCGTCGAGCGGTGGCCCATCGACCGAGAGGAACCAAACCCGTGA
- a CDS encoding ComF family protein codes for MRTLLDLVLPAACAGCGRPGAGWCAECALALAGPPVRVWPRTDPGVPCWALGPYAGPARRAVLAVKERGRRDLAEPLGVGLAGALAELRSPRLPLVLVPAPSRGVAARRRGGDPVLRAASVAVRWLPNSRMLPLLRVRRGVRDSVGLTPAQRTRNLAGRVTTIPGRAADWGVPADAEVVLVDDVLTTGATARESVLALERAGLPTHGVLVTCAA; via the coding sequence ATGCGAACCCTGCTCGATCTGGTGCTGCCCGCCGCCTGTGCGGGTTGCGGACGTCCTGGAGCCGGTTGGTGCGCCGAATGCGCACTCGCTCTGGCCGGTCCGCCGGTGCGGGTGTGGCCGCGCACCGACCCGGGCGTCCCGTGCTGGGCGCTCGGGCCGTACGCGGGCCCAGCGCGCCGCGCGGTGCTCGCCGTCAAGGAGCGAGGACGGCGGGATCTGGCGGAACCACTCGGAGTGGGGCTCGCGGGAGCGCTCGCCGAGCTGCGCTCGCCACGTCTTCCGCTGGTCCTGGTGCCCGCGCCGAGCAGGGGGGTGGCGGCGCGGCGCAGAGGCGGCGATCCGGTGCTGCGTGCGGCCTCGGTAGCTGTGCGATGGCTGCCGAACAGCCGGATGTTGCCCTTGTTGCGAGTGCGGCGCGGAGTGCGTGATTCGGTGGGCTTGACACCCGCACAGCGGACTCGCAACCTGGCTGGGCGGGTGACCACGATTCCCGGTCGCGCCGCCGACTGGGGAGTACCGGCCGATGCCGAGGTAGTGCTGGTCGACGACGTGCTGACCACCGGTGCGACGGCCCGCGAGTCGGTGCTCGCGCTCGAGCGGGCAGGGTTGCCGACACATGGCGTTCTCGTTACGTGTGCTGCTTGA
- the raiA gene encoding ribosome-associated translation inhibitor RaiA, producing MLDSGTQEAPEQPAAERPRAPRGDIVVKGRNVEVPDHFRVYVAEKLSRLERFDPSIFLFDVELFHERNRRQRKNCQRVEITARGKGPVVRAEACADSFYAAFESVTAKMESRLRRTKDRRKVHYGDKTPVSVAQATAALVDDSLFERLGESGAAHAHPEEAPEPDYEAGPGHIVRTKVHAATPMSVDDALYQMELVGHDFFLFHDKETDRPSVVYRRHAFDYGLIRLA from the coding sequence GTGCTGGATTCCGGCACCCAGGAAGCACCAGAGCAACCCGCAGCGGAACGACCACGGGCGCCACGCGGCGACATCGTGGTGAAAGGCCGCAACGTCGAGGTGCCCGACCACTTTCGTGTTTACGTCGCGGAAAAACTCTCCCGATTAGAACGCTTCGATCCGTCGATCTTCCTGTTCGACGTGGAGCTGTTCCACGAGCGCAACCGTCGGCAGCGCAAGAACTGCCAGCGCGTCGAAATCACCGCGCGCGGAAAGGGTCCCGTCGTGCGGGCCGAGGCCTGCGCGGACAGTTTCTATGCCGCCTTCGAGTCGGTGACCGCGAAGATGGAGAGCCGGTTGCGCCGCACCAAGGATCGGCGCAAGGTGCATTACGGCGACAAGACGCCGGTCTCCGTCGCCCAGGCTACAGCCGCCCTGGTGGACGACTCCCTGTTCGAGCGGCTCGGGGAGTCCGGCGCCGCGCACGCGCACCCGGAGGAAGCCCCGGAGCCGGACTACGAAGCGGGTCCAGGTCATATCGTGCGCACGAAGGTGCACGCGGCGACTCCGATGTCCGTCGACGACGCCCTCTATCAGATGGAGCTCGTCGGCCACGACTTCTTCCTGTTCCACGACAAGGAGACCGACCGGCCCTCGGTGGTCTACCGCCGTCACGCCTTCGACTACGGTCTGATCCGTCTGGCCTGA
- a CDS encoding zinc-dependent metalloprotease has protein sequence MAIQARFRSLTRDLPIPHPWDLQTYLDDIAAYRGRSISLLPIDTALLAGTGCGTGSGLWIAKQDSDVIVYGADTTEWHAEHIIAHELGHMLLGHGPEQSEPGDPSSSTPTVAAVADLLPSISPESIAHVLGRTDYGTIRERDAETFADMVMLHAMRPPRRDSLLHRTFFRDRRR, from the coding sequence ATGGCCATCCAGGCCCGGTTCCGGAGCTTGACCCGGGACCTCCCGATACCCCACCCATGGGATTTGCAGACCTACCTCGACGACATCGCGGCCTACCGTGGCCGCAGCATCAGCCTGTTGCCGATCGATACCGCGCTGCTCGCGGGCACCGGATGCGGCACGGGCAGCGGCCTGTGGATCGCGAAACAGGACAGCGACGTCATCGTCTACGGCGCCGACACCACCGAATGGCACGCCGAGCACATCATCGCGCACGAACTCGGCCACATGCTGCTCGGACACGGCCCGGAACAGTCCGAACCCGGTGACCCGTCCTCGAGCACACCGACCGTGGCAGCCGTGGCCGACCTGCTGCCCTCGATCTCGCCCGAGTCGATCGCCCACGTGCTCGGCCGCACCGACTACGGCACCATCCGCGAGCGCGACGCGGAGACCTTCGCCGACATGGTGATGCTGCACGCCATGCGTCCGCCGCGCCGCGACTCACTGCTGCACCGCACGTTCTTCCGCGACCGGCGGCGGTGA
- a CDS encoding helix-turn-helix domain-containing protein, whose amino-acid sequence MHSPSELSRQKRFGRIIKERRDELGLTQLQIGDLGGPSAPTIRKIEDGEATISMQTLNKLDAPLRWLPGSAARTYAGGVPAADEPANGERGAGDSVVAGPDAIRFEISDLTGLLAASGRLTDAVENGRTADPQVVSAIAELNRVVSKLSARYATAMLERNGGPGRQLHPLVEMAFAHLLAVPAEVSDSGELQERRYRRWLAGRSEDIDAATEARFRARWLAANVATTAPRSGE is encoded by the coding sequence ATGCATAGCCCTTCGGAGCTGTCGCGGCAGAAGAGATTCGGGCGAATCATCAAAGAACGCCGGGACGAGCTCGGCCTCACCCAGCTACAGATCGGCGACCTCGGGGGACCTTCGGCGCCGACCATCCGGAAGATCGAAGACGGCGAGGCGACGATCAGCATGCAGACGCTGAACAAACTCGACGCCCCGCTGCGATGGCTTCCGGGCAGCGCCGCACGCACCTATGCGGGAGGCGTCCCCGCCGCCGACGAACCCGCGAACGGCGAACGCGGCGCGGGTGACTCGGTGGTGGCCGGGCCGGACGCGATCCGGTTCGAGATCTCCGACCTCACCGGCCTTCTCGCGGCATCGGGGCGGCTCACCGATGCCGTCGAGAACGGTCGCACCGCCGACCCGCAGGTGGTCTCCGCGATCGCGGAACTCAACCGGGTGGTCTCCAAACTGTCCGCGCGGTACGCGACCGCCATGCTCGAACGCAACGGCGGACCTGGCAGGCAATTGCACCCGCTGGTGGAAATGGCCTTCGCGCATCTGCTCGCGGTTCCCGCGGAGGTGAGCGATTCCGGCGAGCTACAGGAACGCCGGTACCGCCGCTGGCTGGCCGGTCGATCGGAGGATATCGATGCAGCGACCGAAGCCCGATTCCGCGCACGCTGGCTGGCGGCCAACGTGGCGACGACAGCGCCACGAAGCGGTGAGTGA
- a CDS encoding acetyl-CoA C-acyltransferase, whose translation MATRAARRAVIVSGARTPFLRAFTGYTTMDSIALADAAVRGLLERTGLPGAQVEAIVWGGVILPSAAPNIAREIALDLRLDPGCEGYTVTRACASGLQAVTSAAAAIERGEYDVMIAGGSDSTSNAEVKLPQKVVHAAAPLALGKPKPKDYLSAVARLAPFTDLLPSRPRIAERTTGEVMGESAEKMARIHGVSRADQDEFAARSHHRAAAAIESGRFDDEVLRVRTPEEEDIARDGLVRADTSVAKLAALKPVFAADGSVTAGNASPLTDGAAAVLLMSEEKAHALGYRPLAAFRSWSYVSVDPADQVLIGPAISMPRALEKAGMSLGDADLVDIHEAFAAQTLAVLTALASDEWAKTRLDRDTAVGEVDVDKLNVHGGSISLGHPFGATGARMVTSMANELARTGKSTALLGICAAGGIGASAVLERV comes from the coding sequence ATGGCCACCAGAGCTGCTCGCCGTGCTGTGATCGTGTCCGGTGCCCGAACGCCGTTCCTGCGAGCGTTCACCGGATACACCACCATGGACTCCATCGCGCTGGCCGACGCCGCGGTGCGCGGCTTGCTGGAGCGTACGGGGCTGCCCGGCGCGCAAGTGGAGGCGATCGTGTGGGGCGGCGTCATCCTGCCGAGCGCGGCGCCCAACATCGCGCGGGAGATCGCGCTGGACCTGCGGTTGGACCCGGGCTGTGAGGGCTACACGGTGACCAGGGCCTGCGCCTCGGGTCTGCAGGCTGTCACCTCGGCCGCGGCCGCCATCGAGCGGGGCGAATACGACGTCATGATCGCGGGCGGCAGCGATTCCACTTCGAACGCCGAGGTGAAGCTGCCACAGAAGGTCGTGCACGCGGCAGCGCCGCTGGCACTGGGCAAGCCGAAGCCGAAGGACTACCTGTCCGCGGTCGCGCGCCTCGCGCCGTTCACCGACCTGCTGCCGAGCCGTCCCAGGATTGCCGAGCGCACCACCGGCGAGGTGATGGGGGAGTCGGCCGAGAAGATGGCGCGCATCCACGGCGTGAGCCGCGCCGATCAGGACGAGTTCGCCGCCCGCTCGCACCACCGCGCGGCGGCTGCCATCGAGTCGGGCCGATTCGACGACGAGGTGCTGCGAGTCCGCACGCCCGAAGAGGAGGACATCGCGCGCGACGGTCTGGTGCGCGCCGACACCAGCGTCGCGAAACTAGCGGCTCTGAAACCGGTTTTCGCCGCCGACGGCAGCGTGACCGCAGGCAACGCCAGCCCGCTCACCGACGGGGCCGCCGCGGTGCTGCTGATGAGCGAGGAGAAAGCGCATGCTCTCGGCTACCGGCCCCTGGCGGCGTTCCGGTCGTGGAGCTACGTGAGCGTCGATCCGGCCGATCAAGTGCTGATCGGCCCCGCCATCTCGATGCCGCGCGCGCTGGAGAAGGCCGGAATGTCGCTGGGCGACGCCGATCTCGTCGATATCCACGAGGCCTTCGCAGCCCAGACCTTGGCAGTGCTGACCGCGCTCGCCAGCGACGAGTGGGCCAAGACCCGGCTCGATCGCGACACCGCCGTCGGCGAAGTGGACGTCGACAAACTGAACGTGCACGGAGGCTCGATCTCGCTCGGTCACCCGTTCGGCGCCACCGGTGCGCGCATGGTGACCAGCATGGCCAACGAGCTGGCGCGCACGGGCAAGAGCACGGCGTTGCTGGGGATCTGCGCCGCGGGCGGCATCGGCGCGTCGGCGGTGCTCGAACGCGTCTGA
- the bluB gene encoding 5,6-dimethylbenzimidazole synthase has product MSVYEAIRRRRDVRAEFTGELVDDATLWRLLAAAHQAPSVGNSQPWDFVVVREPVTLRKFADHVAGKRVEFRDALPAERAATFEPIKIEGILESGTGIVVCYDHDRGGPQVLGRATVPETGVYSAVLAIQNLWLAATAEGIGVGWVSFYDPGFLADLIDLPEGVRPVAWLCVGPVHEFQRVPDLERFGWRAGRPLTDAVHRETYRG; this is encoded by the coding sequence CTGAGCGTCTACGAGGCCATCCGGCGCCGCCGCGACGTCCGCGCGGAGTTCACCGGTGAACTCGTGGACGATGCGACACTGTGGCGGCTGCTGGCGGCCGCGCATCAGGCGCCCAGCGTAGGGAATTCGCAGCCGTGGGATTTCGTGGTGGTCCGCGAACCGGTGACACTGCGCAAGTTCGCCGACCACGTGGCAGGCAAACGCGTCGAGTTCCGGGACGCGCTGCCAGCCGAGCGTGCCGCGACCTTCGAGCCGATCAAGATCGAGGGCATTCTCGAGAGCGGCACCGGAATCGTGGTCTGCTACGACCACGATCGCGGCGGGCCGCAGGTACTGGGCCGGGCCACGGTGCCCGAAACCGGCGTCTATTCCGCGGTTCTCGCCATCCAGAACCTGTGGCTGGCCGCCACCGCCGAAGGCATCGGCGTCGGCTGGGTGTCGTTCTACGATCCCGGGTTCCTGGCCGACCTGATCGACCTCCCGGAGGGCGTCCGCCCGGTCGCTTGGCTGTGCGTCGGGCCGGTGCACGAATTCCAGCGCGTCCCAGACCTCGAGCGCTTCGGCTGGCGCGCCGGGAGACCGTTGACCGACGCGGTGCACCGCGAAACCTATCGCGGCTGA
- a CDS encoding fatty acid desaturase — protein MAISDVKEYAHLTEADVEALGAEFDAIRREIEASRGERDAKYIRNVIRLQRVLEISGRAVLFASPVRAAWLAGVALLGTAKIIENMEIGHNVMHGQWDWMNDPEIHSSSWEWDNTGAAKHWKHTHNYLHHKYTNVLGMDDDIGYGLLRVTRDQRWKPFNLGNPVYNLVLQLFFEYGVAIQHLELGKLAAGRYKPGSPERAEFERKRSEALTKMGKQVLKDYVVFPALTGPAFFSTLTANLAANAVRNVWSNAVIFCGHFPDGAEKFTKDDIDGETKGQWYLRQMLGSANISGGPVMHFMTGNLSHQIEHHLFPDLPSNRYADIAVRVRELADKYDLPYTTGSLPVQYFKAWRTILKLALPNKYLRATPDDAPETASERRFGGRTAATIDPVTGRRRGLRTALAQGRRRLARRSASAAR, from the coding sequence ATGGCGATCTCGGATGTCAAGGAATACGCCCACCTCACCGAGGCCGACGTGGAAGCGCTCGGCGCGGAATTCGATGCGATCCGGCGAGAAATCGAGGCCTCGCGCGGCGAGCGCGACGCGAAGTACATCCGCAATGTCATCCGCTTGCAGCGAGTCCTCGAGATCAGCGGCCGTGCGGTGCTGTTCGCCAGCCCGGTGCGCGCCGCGTGGCTGGCAGGCGTCGCCCTGCTCGGTACGGCCAAGATCATCGAGAACATGGAGATCGGGCACAACGTCATGCACGGGCAGTGGGACTGGATGAACGATCCGGAAATCCACTCCAGCTCATGGGAATGGGACAACACCGGCGCGGCCAAGCACTGGAAGCACACCCACAACTACCTGCACCACAAGTACACCAACGTGCTCGGCATGGACGACGACATCGGCTACGGCCTGCTGCGGGTGACGCGCGACCAGCGCTGGAAGCCGTTCAACCTGGGCAACCCGGTCTACAACCTGGTGTTGCAGCTGTTCTTCGAGTACGGCGTTGCCATCCAGCACTTGGAGCTGGGCAAATTGGCGGCGGGCCGGTACAAGCCGGGCTCCCCTGAGCGGGCCGAGTTCGAGCGCAAGCGCAGCGAGGCGCTCACCAAGATGGGCAAGCAGGTCCTGAAGGACTACGTGGTCTTCCCCGCGCTCACCGGCCCCGCGTTCTTCTCCACGCTGACGGCCAACCTGGCCGCCAACGCGGTCCGCAACGTCTGGTCCAACGCGGTGATCTTCTGCGGGCATTTCCCGGACGGCGCGGAGAAATTCACCAAGGACGATATCGACGGCGAGACCAAGGGCCAGTGGTACCTGCGCCAGATGCTGGGCAGCGCCAACATCTCCGGCGGCCCGGTCATGCACTTCATGACCGGCAACCTGAGCCACCAGATCGAACATCATCTGTTCCCCGATCTGCCCAGCAACCGGTACGCCGATATCGCGGTGCGAGTGCGCGAGCTGGCCGACAAGTACGACCTGCCCTACACCACCGGTTCGCTGCCGGTGCAGTACTTCAAGGCGTGGCGCACCATCCTCAAGCTGGCGCTGCCGAACAAGTACCTGCGGGCCACCCCCGACGATGCTCCCGAAACCGCGTCGGAACGCAGGTTCGGCGGCCGCACCGCCGCCACGATCGATCCGGTGACCGGTCGGCGCCGCGGTCTGCGCACCGCGCTCGCCCAGGGACGCCGGCGGCTCGCCCGGCGCAGCGCCTCCGCCGCCCGCTGA
- a CDS encoding fatty acid desaturase, giving the protein MAITDIKAFAHLTTTDIETLGQELDSIRRSVELSRGERDAKYIRRAIAAQRGLEVAGRAVLFGSRNRWAWLTGTALLSVAKIIENMELGHNVSHGQWDWMNDPEIHSTSWEWDMTGPSAQWRRAHNYSHHTYTNVLGKDEDLGFGILRMTRDEPWRPIHLVQPLANLLLAATFEWGIALHDWSIEKELAGTPPWQLMSEPNVAFGRKIRRQVAKDFLFYPALTGPAFKQTLKANATANLVRNLWAYAVIFCGHFPDGAEKFTVEQLENETSGEWYLRQMLGSANFKAGPAMAFMSGNLCYQIEHHLFPDLPSNRYPEIAVRVRELCDKYDLPYTTGSLAKQYLLAFRTIHKLALPDRFLKATADNAPETSSERKFAGITLPTLGTESTHWLRVDPETGKRRGLRSALHEAKVVLQDKARQEKEMLREAKAALKEKAEHEREVLRGAKVALQERARHEQAALREKGDA; this is encoded by the coding sequence GTGGCCATCACCGACATCAAGGCGTTTGCCCACCTCACCACGACCGATATCGAGACGCTGGGGCAGGAACTCGATTCCATCCGGCGTTCGGTGGAGCTGTCCCGTGGCGAGCGTGATGCCAAGTACATCCGGCGCGCGATCGCGGCGCAACGCGGCCTCGAAGTAGCGGGCCGCGCCGTGCTGTTCGGCAGCCGTAACCGCTGGGCCTGGTTGACCGGCACCGCGCTGCTCTCGGTCGCCAAGATCATCGAGAACATGGAGCTCGGGCACAATGTCAGCCACGGGCAATGGGACTGGATGAACGACCCGGAGATCCACTCCACATCGTGGGAGTGGGACATGACCGGCCCTTCCGCGCAGTGGCGCCGCGCGCACAACTATTCCCACCACACCTACACCAATGTCCTGGGCAAGGACGAGGATCTCGGCTTCGGCATCCTCCGTATGACCCGCGACGAGCCGTGGCGGCCGATCCATTTGGTGCAACCGCTGGCGAACCTGCTGCTCGCCGCGACCTTCGAGTGGGGCATCGCCCTGCACGACTGGAGCATCGAGAAGGAGCTGGCGGGCACCCCGCCCTGGCAGCTGATGTCGGAGCCGAATGTGGCGTTCGGCCGCAAGATCCGCCGTCAGGTGGCCAAGGACTTCCTGTTCTATCCCGCGCTCACCGGTCCGGCGTTCAAGCAGACCTTGAAGGCGAACGCGACGGCGAATCTGGTCCGCAATCTGTGGGCGTACGCGGTGATCTTCTGCGGTCATTTCCCCGACGGCGCGGAGAAGTTCACCGTCGAGCAGCTCGAGAACGAGACCAGTGGCGAGTGGTACCTGCGCCAGATGCTCGGCAGCGCGAACTTCAAGGCGGGGCCCGCCATGGCGTTCATGAGCGGCAATCTCTGCTACCAGATCGAGCATCATCTGTTCCCCGATCTGCCGAGCAACCGGTACCCGGAGATCGCGGTGCGGGTGCGCGAGCTGTGCGACAAGTACGACCTGCCCTACACCACCGGGTCGCTGGCCAAGCAGTATCTGCTCGCCTTCCGCACCATCCACAAGCTGGCACTGCCGGACCGGTTCCTCAAGGCGACCGCCGACAACGCGCCGGAGACCTCGTCGGAACGCAAGTTCGCCGGTATCACGCTGCCGACGCTCGGCACGGAGTCCACGCATTGGCTGCGCGTCGATCCGGAGACCGGCAAGCGGCGGGGCCTGCGTTCGGCGCTGCACGAGGCGAAGGTCGTGCTGCAGGACAAGGCGCGACAGGAGAAGGAGATGCTGCGTGAGGCCAAGGCGGCGCTGAAGGAGAAGGCCGAACACGAGCGAGAGGTGCTGCGGGGCGCCAAGGTCGCGCTTCAGGAGCGAGCCCGGCACGAACAAGCGGCGCTGCGCGAGAAAGGCGATGCGTGA
- a CDS encoding ferredoxin reductase translates to MGSKIGSFSVRGVRAWLEAPAASVAERGGKLNVLRGAVARVTTPLLPDDYLHLANPLWSARELRGRIVEVRKETADAATLVIQPGWGFDFKYLPGQYIGIGLLVDGRWHWRSYSLTCPPDWSVPGHGGKRLISIAVKAMPEGFLSSHLVGGVPVGTVVRLAAPQGGFVLPYPPPEKVLFLTAGSGITPVMSMLRAMDRRESFTDVAHLHSARTADDVMFGAELHELHERNPGFDTRLRLTAEQGKFVLADLDTEFPDWRERDTWACGPAAMLDEIENHWREAGLSDRLHVERFEIERSAVGEGGTVTFGKTGRTVEADGATSLLEAGESAGVQMPFGCRMGICQTCVVTLSSGHVRDLRNGEEHREGDKVQTCISVAAGDCTLDV, encoded by the coding sequence ATGGGTTCGAAAATAGGGAGCTTCTCCGTGCGAGGCGTCCGTGCGTGGCTGGAGGCGCCCGCCGCGAGCGTCGCCGAGCGCGGCGGCAAGTTGAACGTGTTGCGCGGCGCCGTGGCGCGAGTGACCACGCCGTTGCTGCCGGACGACTACTTGCATCTGGCCAACCCGTTGTGGTCGGCCCGCGAGCTGCGCGGACGCATCGTGGAGGTACGCAAGGAGACCGCCGACGCCGCGACGCTGGTGATCCAGCCGGGGTGGGGTTTCGACTTCAAATACCTGCCCGGCCAGTACATCGGCATCGGCCTCCTGGTCGACGGACGCTGGCACTGGCGCTCGTACTCGCTGACCTGTCCGCCGGATTGGTCCGTGCCCGGCCACGGCGGGAAGCGGCTGATCTCCATCGCCGTGAAGGCCATGCCCGAAGGCTTCCTGTCCAGCCACCTGGTCGGCGGCGTGCCGGTCGGCACCGTCGTCCGGCTCGCCGCGCCACAGGGCGGGTTCGTGTTGCCGTACCCGCCGCCGGAGAAGGTGCTGTTCCTCACCGCGGGCAGCGGCATCACACCCGTGATGTCCATGCTGCGCGCGATGGACCGCCGCGAGTCGTTCACGGACGTGGCGCACCTGCACTCGGCGCGCACCGCCGACGACGTGATGTTCGGTGCGGAGCTGCACGAACTGCACGAGCGCAACCCGGGCTTCGACACCCGCCTGCGTCTCACCGCCGAGCAGGGCAAGTTCGTTCTCGCCGATCTCGACACCGAGTTCCCGGATTGGCGCGAACGCGACACCTGGGCGTGCGGACCGGCCGCGATGCTCGACGAGATCGAGAACCACTGGCGCGAGGCGGGCCTGTCGGACCGGCTGCACGTGGAACGTTTCGAGATCGAGCGCTCGGCGGTCGGCGAGGGCGGCACGGTCACCTTCGGCAAGACCGGCCGCACCGTCGAGGCGGACGGTGCGACCAGCCTGCTCGAAGCCGGCGAGTCCGCCGGGGTGCAGATGCCGTTCGGCTGCCGGATGGGCATCTGCCAGACCTGCGTCGTCACCTTGAGTTCCGGCCACGTGCGCGATCTGCGCAACGGCGAGGAGCACCGGGAAGGCGACAAAGTGCAGACCTGCATCTCGGTAGCGGCGGGCGACTGCACCCTGGACGTGTAG
- a CDS encoding wax ester/triacylglycerol synthase family O-acyltransferase, with the protein MITRLTPQDTAFYRLESSSNPIHIGSLAIVRNTESGDGSGLPILDYDRLIDLVESRLALVPRYRRKVREIPLSLGRPVWVEDSRFDITYHIRRSALPGPGTDEQLHDLVARLASHPLDPARPLWEMYLIERLSEGRCAIFTKTHSALVDGDTALEIGHVILDAGPAPREFAGDDWIAPREPGEVELLVSALGQLAAQPRRALEVARDASANAFAVLGTAGKAVESVVAAVRTAATGAPDSPLNTRTSRNRRFAVVRTDLADYRTIRKRFGCSINDAILAVVTGALRNWLLSRGEALSESTTLRAVVPMSVYVEGTDGQAQSASEVSSFLIDLPVGEPNPVMRLSHIAHATESNGRQRRGVRARTLVHLAGFAPASLHAMSVRAASTFAEHTFNLVITNAPGPQAPMYIGGARMLEMYPVSPLLRNQASSIGITSYDGRVFYGLNADRDAMADIGVLATAVRDSMEEMLGACV; encoded by the coding sequence GTGATCACGAGACTGACGCCGCAGGACACGGCGTTCTACCGGCTCGAGTCGAGCAGCAATCCGATCCACATCGGCTCTCTCGCGATCGTGCGGAACACCGAATCGGGCGACGGCTCCGGCCTGCCGATCCTGGACTACGACCGGCTGATCGACCTGGTCGAGAGCAGGCTCGCGCTGGTGCCGAGGTACCGGCGCAAAGTGCGGGAGATCCCGCTGTCGCTGGGGCGGCCGGTCTGGGTCGAGGACAGCCGGTTCGACATCACCTATCACATCCGGCGCTCGGCGCTGCCCGGTCCGGGCACCGACGAACAACTACACGACCTGGTCGCCCGGCTCGCCTCCCACCCCTTGGACCCGGCCCGGCCGCTGTGGGAGATGTACCTGATCGAACGGCTGTCCGAGGGCCGCTGCGCGATCTTCACAAAGACCCATTCCGCGCTGGTGGACGGGGACACCGCACTCGAGATCGGTCACGTGATCCTCGACGCCGGGCCGGCGCCACGCGAGTTCGCGGGCGACGACTGGATCGCGCCACGCGAACCCGGCGAAGTGGAACTGCTGGTGAGCGCGCTGGGCCAGCTCGCCGCGCAGCCGCGCCGGGCGCTGGAAGTGGCCCGCGACGCGAGCGCCAACGCGTTCGCGGTGCTCGGAACGGCGGGCAAGGCGGTGGAGTCGGTGGTCGCCGCCGTGCGCACCGCCGCGACCGGCGCGCCCGACAGCCCGCTGAACACCCGCACTTCGCGCAATCGGCGCTTCGCCGTGGTGCGCACCGACTTGGCCGACTACCGCACGATCCGCAAGCGTTTCGGCTGTTCGATCAACGACGCGATCCTCGCGGTGGTCACCGGCGCCCTGCGCAACTGGCTGCTGTCGCGCGGCGAAGCGCTCAGCGAGTCGACCACGCTGCGGGCGGTGGTGCCGATGTCGGTGTATGTCGAGGGGACCGACGGCCAGGCGCAATCGGCGAGCGAGGTGTCCTCGTTCCTGATCGATCTGCCGGTCGGCGAGCCGAATCCGGTGATGCGGCTGTCGCACATCGCGCACGCCACCGAATCCAACGGGCGGCAGCGGCGCGGCGTCCGCGCGCGTACCCTCGTGCACCTGGCCGGATTCGCTCCGGCCAGCCTGCACGCGATGAGTGTGCGCGCGGCGAGTACCTTCGCAGAACACACGTTCAATCTGGTGATCACCAACGCGCCGGGTCCGCAAGCGCCGATGTACATCGGCGGCGCGCGGATGCTGGAGATGTACCCGGTGTCGCCACTGCTGCGCAATCAAGCGTCGAGTATCGGGATCACGTCCTACGACGGGCGCGTGTTCTACGGACTCAACGCCGACCGCGACGCGATGGCCGACATCGGCGTGCTCGCCACGGCGGTGCGCGATTCCATGGAGGAGATGCTCGGTGCCTGCGTCTGA